From Endozoicomonas sp. 8E, the proteins below share one genomic window:
- a CDS encoding recombinase family protein, giving the protein MGRSKSKIKDLKRCAVYTRKSSEEGLEQEFNSLHAQREAGEAYITSQKQEGWILVPDEYDDGGFSGGNMERPALQRLMKDVEAGKIDVVVVYKVDRLSRSLADFARLVEVFDKHQVSFVAVTQQFNTTSSMGRLTLNILLSFAQFEREVTGERIRDKFLLSKKKGKWMGGTPPLGYDVVDRKLIPNEGEAVIIREIFKTFIETRSQIETAERINEMGFRTKRLPRKGGQVAGSKKFTRTAIYKLLKSRLYKGEIGHKGEWYPGEHKALIKPDVWEQVETILQGNSSTRQTDSRHRNTRSFLRGFLFGPEQEALIPTASRSKGKLHRYYVSSTARKHGHKHSPLPTLPAREIEFLVVEHLRDLLKQPEIIFTTWQMLTDQDTFNEDQVREALNDLSDIWNLLFPEEQRRLMKLLVSRIDVHQQGIEIRFHQEGIPNITNELQGEVTWP; this is encoded by the coding sequence ATGGGCAGAAGTAAAAGCAAGATTAAGGATCTCAAGCGCTGTGCAGTCTATACCCGCAAGTCTTCGGAAGAAGGTCTGGAGCAGGAGTTCAATTCACTCCACGCCCAAAGGGAAGCGGGTGAAGCTTATATCACCTCCCAGAAACAGGAAGGCTGGATTCTGGTGCCGGACGAATACGACGATGGCGGCTTTTCTGGAGGGAACATGGAACGGCCTGCGCTTCAACGTCTCATGAAAGATGTGGAAGCCGGAAAGATTGATGTAGTGGTGGTTTATAAAGTGGATCGTCTCTCCAGGTCGCTGGCTGACTTTGCCCGGCTGGTGGAGGTGTTCGACAAGCATCAGGTGTCATTTGTCGCCGTCACCCAGCAGTTCAATACCACCAGCAGCATGGGACGACTGACGCTTAATATTCTCCTATCCTTTGCCCAGTTTGAGCGTGAGGTGACTGGCGAGCGAATCAGGGACAAGTTCCTGCTCTCCAAGAAGAAAGGCAAGTGGATGGGTGGGACGCCACCGCTGGGTTATGACGTGGTGGATCGCAAGCTGATCCCTAATGAGGGGGAAGCAGTAATTATCCGGGAGATCTTCAAGACTTTTATTGAAACCCGCTCTCAGATTGAAACCGCTGAACGGATTAATGAGATGGGCTTTCGAACCAAACGACTGCCGCGCAAGGGTGGCCAAGTCGCCGGTAGCAAAAAGTTCACTCGCACCGCCATCTACAAGCTGTTGAAGAGCCGCCTCTATAAAGGTGAGATCGGCCACAAGGGAGAATGGTATCCGGGTGAGCATAAAGCCCTTATCAAACCCGACGTCTGGGAGCAGGTCGAAACCATTCTCCAGGGCAACAGCTCGACCCGGCAGACAGACAGCCGACACCGCAACACACGTTCCTTTCTGCGGGGTTTTCTGTTCGGACCGGAGCAGGAAGCCCTGATACCCACGGCCAGCCGCAGCAAGGGCAAACTGCACCGCTACTACGTCAGCAGCACGGCCCGGAAGCATGGTCATAAACACTCACCCCTGCCTACCCTGCCAGCCAGAGAGATTGAGTTTCTGGTAGTCGAGCATCTTCGGGATTTACTCAAGCAACCGGAGATCATTTTCACCACCTGGCAGATGCTGACGGATCAGGACACGTTCAATGAAGATCAGGTTCGAGAAGCCCTGAATGATCTGTCGGACATCTGGAACCTGCTGTTCCCGGAAGAACAGCGCCGTTTAATGAAACTACTGGTCAGTCGTATAGACGTCCACCAGCAGGGCATTGAGATTCGCTTCCATCAGGAAGGGATACCCAACATTACCAATGAGTTACAAGGAGAAGTGACATGGCCATAA
- a CDS encoding DUF2924 domain-containing protein encodes MKNELSEQSSLAAKVAAIQKMSTKALLELWPKLYGTKAPRLNKRLLRQRLAFRVQELELGSLSEKHRNRLQRLQKPSAKDKSVPKARVNKPPAGTRIVKEYEGETHEVIVTREGFEYRGQIYRSLSGIAKLITGSHWSGPVFFGLKGSSHERGKTHGQK; translated from the coding sequence ATGAAGAATGAATTATCTGAACAGTCAAGTCTGGCGGCCAAGGTAGCTGCCATTCAGAAGATGTCCACCAAGGCACTGCTGGAACTCTGGCCAAAGCTCTATGGCACCAAAGCCCCCAGGCTCAATAAACGACTGCTACGACAGAGATTGGCCTTTCGGGTTCAAGAGCTGGAACTGGGCAGTCTTTCCGAGAAGCATAGGAATCGATTGCAACGGCTGCAAAAGCCATCAGCTAAAGACAAGTCGGTGCCCAAAGCCAGAGTCAATAAGCCACCCGCAGGTACCCGGATTGTTAAGGAGTATGAAGGTGAAACCCACGAGGTGATTGTCACCAGGGAAGGTTTCGAGTATCGCGGACAGATATACCGGAGCCTTTCTGGTATCGCCAAGCTGATTACTGGAAGTCACTGGTCGGGGCCGGTGTTCTTTGGACTGAAGGGGAGCAGCCATGAGCGGGGAAAAACCCATGGGCAGAAGTAA
- a CDS encoding helix-turn-helix domain-containing protein has protein sequence MQDTLPGAVAPTLCPTPENQVVHLDSLQLSKRLNISIKSLARMRQDGTGPRFMRIGARILYRLSDVLEYEQSRLYNAVGSPVMEQEGES, from the coding sequence ATGCAAGACACACTACCGGGAGCCGTTGCTCCTACACTTTGTCCTACACCTGAAAATCAGGTGGTTCATCTGGACTCACTCCAGCTGTCCAAACGCCTCAATATCAGCATCAAGTCTCTGGCCAGAATGCGTCAGGACGGCACCGGTCCCCGCTTTATGCGGATCGGAGCCAGAATCCTGTATCGCCTGTCGGATGTTCTGGAGTACGAGCAATCCCGGCTCTATAACGCAGTGGGCTCACCGGTGATGGAACAGGAGGGTGAGTCATGA
- a CDS encoding ATP-binding protein: MSLPILNADQRSEEHKGIKCVLLGNSGVGKTTQLLSLNPDTTLFVDLEAGDLAVQEWPGDALRPATWPEFRNFAVYLAGPNPALRDDQVYSKAHYEAVCRKYGDPESLEKYDTYFIDSITVLGRLCFQWCKGQPQAFSEKTGKPDTRGAYGLHGQEMLAALTHLQHARGKNVVFVAILEERVDDFNRKLHQPQIEGSKTGLELPGIVDQVITLGSLPDEEGNLRRTFVCQTLNPYGYPAKDRSGRLDVYEPPHLGQLFTKIRSGSRQPVQFETQPQGTEK; the protein is encoded by the coding sequence ATGAGCCTACCCATTCTCAATGCAGACCAGCGCAGCGAGGAGCATAAGGGCATCAAGTGCGTGCTGCTGGGCAACAGTGGGGTGGGTAAAACCACCCAGCTGTTGAGCCTTAACCCGGACACCACTTTGTTTGTGGATCTGGAAGCGGGTGATCTGGCGGTGCAGGAATGGCCCGGTGATGCCCTTCGACCAGCCACTTGGCCGGAGTTCCGAAACTTTGCCGTCTATCTGGCGGGTCCTAACCCAGCGCTTCGGGACGACCAGGTGTACTCGAAAGCACATTATGAGGCTGTGTGTCGCAAGTATGGTGACCCTGAGTCGTTGGAGAAATACGACACCTACTTTATCGACTCCATCACAGTGCTGGGCAGACTCTGCTTCCAGTGGTGCAAAGGCCAGCCCCAGGCGTTCTCCGAGAAAACCGGTAAGCCGGATACTCGCGGTGCTTATGGCCTGCACGGTCAGGAAATGTTAGCGGCACTGACTCACCTGCAACACGCAAGGGGCAAGAACGTAGTCTTTGTCGCCATCCTCGAGGAGCGGGTGGACGACTTTAACCGCAAGCTCCACCAGCCGCAGATTGAAGGCAGTAAAACCGGTCTGGAGCTTCCCGGCATCGTTGACCAAGTGATCACCCTGGGCAGTCTGCCCGATGAAGAAGGCAACCTGCGTCGTACTTTCGTTTGCCAAACTCTTAACCCTTACGGCTATCCGGCCAAAGATCGCAGCGGTCGTCTGGATGTATACGAACCGCCTCACCTCGGACAGCTGTTTACCAAGATCCGGAGTGGATCAAGGCAACCTGTCCAGTTTGAAACTCAACCTCAAGGAACGGAGAAATAA
- a CDS encoding AAA family ATPase: MKNKWLDFNDAQEQGTTQKRDAEDVKRRIQERMPEYLAWLFPNGKKRGQKFVLGNVQGKKGKSLEVELGSGLWHDFESGEGGDIISLTAAHQSLDPQRDFPEIIELMAEWLGMPSFTPPATVSHQEEYEDLGHHTGKWDYQDAEGNLIACVYRYDTPDGKEFRPWDVKTRKTKAPNPRPLYNQPGIKVADEVLLVEGEKAAQALIDTGYCATTAMNGAKAPTDKTDWSPLKNKRVLVWPDHDEAGLLYAQQAAQAISDAGAASVIILKPPEQQPEKWDAADAVAEAFDIRQWMITTRRKTIKESVPVYRFGELLDDESPMPEDLLSPRILTPGGMLVLGGAPKVGKSDFLLNLLAHMSAGLTFLDMRPSRPLKVFYLQAEVQYHYLRERVKQLPLEDFQLNRVRENLVMTARLKLILNAVGLPIIARAIQQAFSEGPDVIVIDPIRNVFDPGPDGSSENDNNAMLFFLKERVEQLRDIVNPDAGIVLVHHTRKMSKRQLEEDPFQALSGAGSLRGYYTSGMLLFRPEELEPERMLYYELRNGPSPKAQRIIKRDGQWREAPPNSMRLAGEELGKKHDAERIRKREVIVNLLYQEALKGRVFTVNQFSEQFENQLGLGGKTTIYDRIQVLATKGYIKFFRDYDEYNLPAPKRSKLGYLCVDGMAYGVDGEALCSIRPTDFKCPNTGTLLPVENPDVWVYQDAL; encoded by the coding sequence ATGAAAAACAAATGGCTTGATTTTAACGATGCCCAAGAGCAGGGCACGACACAGAAACGGGATGCAGAAGACGTTAAGCGTCGTATTCAGGAACGAATGCCAGAGTACCTGGCCTGGCTCTTTCCCAATGGCAAAAAACGAGGTCAGAAGTTTGTATTGGGCAACGTCCAGGGCAAGAAGGGCAAGAGCCTGGAAGTGGAGCTGGGCAGTGGACTTTGGCACGACTTTGAAAGCGGTGAAGGCGGTGACATTATCAGTCTGACCGCAGCGCATCAGTCTCTTGATCCTCAAAGAGACTTTCCAGAAATCATAGAGCTCATGGCGGAGTGGCTGGGTATGCCGTCATTCACGCCACCAGCTACGGTTAGTCACCAGGAAGAATATGAAGACTTGGGTCATCACACAGGCAAGTGGGACTACCAAGATGCCGAAGGCAATTTGATTGCTTGTGTTTACCGTTATGACACACCAGATGGAAAGGAGTTCAGACCCTGGGACGTGAAGACCCGTAAAACCAAAGCTCCTAATCCGAGACCGCTTTATAACCAGCCGGGCATCAAGGTAGCGGACGAAGTACTGCTGGTGGAGGGTGAGAAAGCAGCTCAGGCACTGATTGATACTGGTTATTGTGCTACGACTGCCATGAACGGTGCCAAGGCTCCAACGGATAAAACGGACTGGTCTCCGCTTAAAAACAAACGAGTGCTGGTGTGGCCCGACCATGATGAGGCTGGATTGCTTTACGCCCAGCAGGCGGCACAGGCTATTTCTGATGCTGGTGCGGCCTCCGTCATTATCTTAAAACCACCTGAGCAGCAACCTGAGAAGTGGGACGCAGCAGATGCTGTGGCAGAGGCATTCGATATTCGTCAATGGATGATTACCACACGACGAAAGACGATCAAGGAGTCTGTGCCCGTCTATCGTTTTGGTGAGTTGCTGGATGATGAATCCCCCATGCCAGAGGATTTGTTGTCTCCGAGGATATTGACGCCTGGTGGCATGTTGGTGTTGGGTGGTGCTCCGAAGGTAGGCAAGAGTGACTTCCTGCTTAACCTTCTCGCGCATATGTCGGCAGGCTTGACCTTCCTGGATATGCGCCCCAGTCGTCCCCTGAAGGTGTTCTATCTACAGGCCGAGGTGCAATACCACTATCTGCGTGAGCGGGTGAAGCAATTACCTCTCGAGGACTTCCAGCTTAACCGGGTTCGAGAGAACCTGGTGATGACAGCCCGGTTAAAACTGATCCTTAATGCGGTGGGCTTGCCCATCATCGCCAGAGCGATTCAGCAGGCTTTTTCTGAAGGACCTGATGTCATTGTTATTGACCCCATCAGGAATGTGTTCGATCCGGGGCCGGACGGCAGCAGCGAAAATGATAACAACGCTATGCTATTTTTTCTCAAGGAGCGAGTGGAGCAACTGCGGGATATCGTCAACCCGGACGCAGGCATAGTGCTCGTTCACCACACCCGAAAGATGAGTAAACGACAGCTTGAGGAAGATCCTTTTCAGGCGCTTTCCGGGGCTGGCAGCCTAAGAGGTTACTACACCTCCGGGATGTTGCTGTTCAGGCCGGAAGAGCTGGAGCCTGAACGAATGCTCTATTACGAGCTGAGAAACGGCCCTTCACCCAAAGCTCAGAGGATCATCAAAAGAGATGGACAATGGCGGGAAGCACCTCCCAACAGTATGCGTCTGGCGGGTGAAGAGTTAGGCAAGAAGCACGATGCAGAGCGCATCAGGAAGCGGGAAGTGATCGTTAACTTGCTCTACCAAGAAGCACTGAAAGGCAGGGTGTTCACCGTTAACCAGTTCTCTGAGCAGTTTGAAAACCAGCTGGGCCTGGGTGGCAAAACGACCATTTATGATCGAATTCAGGTGCTGGCTACCAAAGGCTATATCAAGTTTTTCCGGGATTATGACGAGTATAATTTGCCTGCTCCAAAGCGCAGCAAACTGGGGTATTTATGTGTTGATGGCATGGCCTATGGCGTGGATGGCGAGGCATTGTGCAGCATCAGGCCAACGGATTTCAAATGCCCCAATACCGGCACATTGCTGCCTGTCGAAAATCCAGATGTGTGGGTTTACCAGGACGCCCTGTAG